Proteins co-encoded in one Brassica oleracea var. oleracea cultivar TO1000 chromosome C4, BOL, whole genome shotgun sequence genomic window:
- the LOC106340906 gene encoding ethylene-responsive transcription factor ERF056 produces MESKPLGLNQLTPYQTYQIQKQLNHRRSTTSTLSPNQILMKKLSPSSSNSQKLYRGVRQRHWGKWVAEIRLPKSRTRLWLGTFGTAEEAALAYDQAAFQIRGDIGKLNFPDIKHEEINSLPSSVDAKLQAICHSLRKTEETCSVSDKTADISSVSSKTEDICSATNKAELFLIKTEHMEMKFSDDSPRNDKNSSWDESKLESSSSEQGITFLEFSDSELDEIGRFGLVKFPSVEIDWDAISKLSES; encoded by the coding sequence ATGGAATCCAAGCCTCTCGGTCTAAACCAGCTCACACCATACCAAACATACCAGATTCAGAAGCAGCTCAACCATAGGCGCAGCACAACCTCAACCCTCTCTCCAAACCAAATCCTAATGAAGAAACTCTCACCTTCTTCCTCCAACTCCCAGAAGCTCTACAGAGGCGTAAGGCAAAGGCATTGGGGAAAATGGGTCGCTGAGATCCGTCTACCTAAAAGCCGGACCCGGCTCTGGCTCGGAACGTTTGGAACCGCCGAGGAAGCGGCCTTGGCTTATGACCAAGCCGCTTTTCAAATCCGTGGAGATATCGGAAAGCTTAACTTTCCAGACATCAAACACGAAGAGATCAATTCTCTCCCTTCCTCTGTTGATGCCAAGCTCCAAGCTATTTGTCATAGTTTGAGAAAAACAGAGGAGACTTGCTCTGTTTCGGATAAAACAGCAGACATATCCTCTGTTTCGAGTAAAACAGAGGATATATGCTCTGCTACGAATAAAGCAGAGCTTTTTTTGATAAAAACAGAGCATATGGAAATGAAATTCTCCGATGATTCACCAAGAAACGATAAGAACTCGTCGTGGGATGAGTCTAAGTTGGAATCTTCGTCTTCAGAACAGGGCATAACGTTCCTAGAATTCTCGGATTCTGAGTTAGACGAGATTGGGAGATTCGGGCTTGTGAAGTTTCCTTCGGTGGAGATCGACTGGGATGCGATTAGCAAATTGTCCGAATCATAA
- the LOC106342522 gene encoding 3-hydroxyacyl-[acyl-carrier-protein] dehydratase FabZ, translated as MAITTPNSVLSLSSSHHDNQPRIPLILSPRSHPVSLIRNKRPSSLAIRCFNKDDNVSSEKETPIELKFSAFPTVMDINKIKEILPHRFPLLLVDRVIEYTPGVSAVAIKNVTINDNFFPGHFPDRPILPGGLMIEAMAQVGGIVMLPEVGGSQDNFFVGGIDKVKFHKPVVAGDTLVMRMTILSFQKRFGLAKMEGKAYVGASLVCEGEFTIVSSAGTSS; from the exons ATGGCTATTACTACGCCGAACTCGGTACTCTCCCTGAGCTCGAGTCATCATGATAATCAGCCCAGAATCCCTCTCATTCTTTCCCCAAGATCTCATCCTGTTTCTCTCATACGCAACAAGCGACCTAGTTCCCTTGCGATTCGTTGTTTCAACAAAGACGATAATGTCTCATCCGAAAAAGAAACCCCAATCGAACTCA AGTTTTCAGCATTTCCAACGGTTATGGACATTAACAAGATCAAAGAGATATTGCCTCACAG GTTTCCGTTACTGCTGGTGGATAGAGTGATAGAGTACACGCCTGGTGTTTCAGCTGTAGCTATTAAGAACGTCACTATCAATGACAACTTCTTCCCTGGTCATTTCCCTGATCGACCCATCCTGCCTGGTGGTCTCATGATTGAG GCAATGGCACAAGTGGGAGGCATAGTAATGCTGCCGGAAGTAGGAGGGTCTCAAGATAACTTCTTCGTTGGCGGTATTGATAAAGTGAAATTCCACAAACCAGTGGTTGCAGGAGACACACTGGTCATGAGGATGACTATTCTCAGCTTCCAGAAACGCTTCGGGCTTGCTAAGATGGAAGGTAAAGCTTATGTGGGTGCCTCCTTGGTCTGCGAAGGCGAGTTCACGATAGTTTCTTCTGCAGGTACTTCGTCGTGA
- the LOC106338888 gene encoding meiosis arrest female protein 1 homolog, with the protein MSSFSFSGNYAMAETGVFWDLNQCEIPVGLSAKDVMSVIRKNLLALGHKGQVSVRAYGEKRDHDFFLARIDFIELPAGDKNATHMKMIKDIVLWASERPEPSTLMLIMGATSFDFLETVEHLKRDKKFLFLYVHPPPPMVISISVDGSG; encoded by the coding sequence ATGTCTTCTTTCAGCTTTTCCGGAAATTATGCTATGGCTGAGACGGGTGTTTTCTGGGACTTAAATCAGTGTGAGATCCCTGTTGGCCTCAGTGCTAAAGATGTGATGAGTGTCATCAGGAAGAACCTTTTGGCCCTTGGTCATAAGGGCCAGGTCTCAGTCAGAGCTTATGGTGAGAAGAGGGATCATGACTTTTTCCTGGCAAGAATTGACTTCATTGAACTTCCCGCAGGTGATAAAAATGCAACGCACATGAAGATGATCAAAGACATTGTTTTGTGGGCATCTGAAAGGCCTGAACCATCAACGCTGATGCTAATCATGGGAGCGACCTCATTTGATTTCCTGGAAACTGTTGAACATTTGAAGAGAGATAAAAAATTCCTGTTTCTCTATGTACACCCACCCCCACCGATGGTGATTAGCATCAGCGTTGATGGTTCAGGCTGA
- the LOC106342520 gene encoding inositol-3-phosphate synthase-like: protein MFIESFKVESPNVEYTENEIHSVYDYETTEVVHENRNGSYQWIVKPKTIKYDFKTDTRVPKLGVMLVGWGGNNGSTLTAGVIANKEGISWATKDGVQQANYFGSLTQASSIRVGSYNGEEIYAPFKSLLPMVNPDDVVFGGWDISDMNLADAMARARVLDIDLQKQLRPYMEHMVPLPGIYDPDFIAANQGSRANSVIKGTKKEQVDHIIKDMREFKEKNKVDKLVVLWTANTERYSDVVVGLNDTMENLLASVEKNEAEISPSTLYAIACVLEGIPFINGSPQNTFVPGLIELAISRNCLIGGDDFKSGQTKMKSVLVDFLVGAGIKPTSIVSYNHLGNNDGMNLSAPQTFRSKEISKSNVVDDMVASNGILFEPGEHPDHVVVIKYVPYVADSKRAMDEYTSEIFMGGKNTIVMHNTCEDSLLAAPIILDLVLLAELSTRIQFRAKGEGKYHSFHPVATILSYLTKAPLVPPGTPVVNALSKQRAMLENILRGCVGLAPENNMILEYK, encoded by the exons ATGTTCATCGAGAGCTTTAAGGTAGAGAGCCCGAACGTGGAGTACACAGAGAATGAGATCCATTCCGTGTACGATTACGAAACCACAGAGGTCGTCCATGAGAACCGTAACGGTTCTTATCAATGGATCGTCAAGCCCAAAACCATCAAATACGATTTCAAAACAGACACTCGTGTCCCCAAACTAGG GGTTATGCTTGTTGGTTGGGGAGGAAACAATGGATCGACTCTAACCGCTGGTGTGATCGCTAACAAAGA AGGGATCTCGTGGGCGACTAAAGATGGAGTGCAACAAGCAAACTACTTTGGCTCGCTCACTCAAGCGTCTTCGATTCGTGTCGGATCTTACAACGGCGAAGAGATCTACGCTCCATTCAAGAGTCTTCTCCCGATGGTGAATCCGGACGATGTTGTGTTTGGTGGTTGGGACATAAGCGACATGAACTTAGCAGACGCTATGGCTAGAGCCAGAGTCCTTGACATCGATCTCCAGAAACAGCTCAGGCCTTACATGGAGCACATGGTCCCGCTCCCTGGTATCTACGACCCTGACTTCATCGCTGCGAATCAAGGGTCACGTGCTAATAGCGTGATCAAAGGCACAAAGAAAGAACAAGTTGATCACATCATCAAGGACATGAG GGAGTTTAAGGAGAAGAACAAAGTGGATAAGCTAGTTGTGTTATGGACAGCCAACACAGAGCGTTACAGCGATGTGGTTGTAGGGCTTAATGATACGATGGAGAATCTATTGGCTTCTGTTGAGAAGAACGAGGCTGAGATCTCTCCCTCCACGCTTTATGCAATTGCTTGTGTTCTTGAAGGCATTCCTTTTATCAACGGGAGTCCTCAGAATACTTTTGTCCCGGGGCTTATCGAGCTGGCTATATCGAGGAACTGCTTGATTGGTGGGGATGACTTCAAGAGTGGTCAGACTAAGATGAAATCTGTTTTGGTTGATTTTCTTGTTGGAGCTGGTATCAAG CCTACTTCGATTGTGAGTTATAATCACTTGGGAAACAACGATGGGATGAACCTCTCAGCGCCGCAGACTTTCAGATCTAAGGAGATTTCAAAGAGTAATGTTGTTGATGACATGGTGGCTAGTAATGGCATCCTCTTTGAGCCTGGTGAACATCCTGACCATGTCGTTGTCATCAAG TATGTACCATATGTTGCGGATAGTAAGCGAGCCATGGATGAGTACACCTCGGAGATATTCATGGGAGGGAAGAATACAATTGTAATGCACAATACTTGTGAGGATTCTCTGTTGGCTGCTCCAATCATCTTGGATCTTGTTCTTCTCGCGGAACTCAGCACTAGAATCCAATTCAGAGCCAAAGGAGAG GGGAAGTATCACTCTTTCCATCCAGTAGCAACCATACTAAGTTACCTCACAAAGGCGCCTCTAGTACCGCCTGGGACGCCGGTGGTTAACGCTTTATCGAAGCAGAGGGCTATGCTGGAGAATATTCTTAGGGGCTGCGTTGGGCTTGCGCCAGAGAACAACATGATCTTGGAGTACAAGTGA